GCGCGCCCTGATCTCCGAGACCGCCCTGCTGCATAACCTCGCGGCCCTGTCCGCTCGGGCCGAGGTGCCCCTGCTGTTGCCGGTCAAGGCCAACGCCTACGGGCACGGTCTGGAGACCATTGCCCGCCCGGCCGCCCGCTCCCCGCACCTGTGGGGCTTCGCGGTCGCCGTGCCGCGCGAGGCGCAGGCCCTGGCCGCCCTAAACCTCGGCAAGCCGATTCTGCTGCTCACTCCCCCCACGCCTCAGGAGGTGCCGGCCCTCGTGGCTCTGGGCGTCCGGATTCCCGTCGCCACCCTGGCGGAAGCCGAGGCCCTGCCGGAACACGCACGCGCGCACCTGAAGGTCGACACCGGCATGAACCGCCTGGGGGCCCGGCCAGAGGCGGCGGTCGCAGTTGGCCAGCGGCTCGCAGAGCGCGGCCAGCTGGAGGGGGCCTACACCCACTTCGCCACCAGTGACGAGCCGGATCTGGGGTTCGCGCACGAGCAGTTCCGGCGCTTCACGGCAGTTCTCGCAGCCCTTCCCCCGCTGCTGGCGCACGCTTCGAACGGGGGCGGCATTCTCAGCCTGGGTGCCCTGCCAGGCATGGCGCTGGCCCGGCCTGGCCTGGCTGCCTATGGGTTCGCGCCCCCGCACCTGCGGGAGGTGCTCCCGCTGCGTCCAGTCATGTCCCTGCAGGCCCAGGTCACCTTTGTGCATGGAGCCCACGCGGGCGAGACCATCAGCTACGGCGGCCTGTACACCGCCCCACGCGACCTGACCCTGGCCACCGTCGGCATCGGGTACGCCGATGGCTATCCCCGGAACGCCACCCTGCATGCGCAGGTGACCGTACAGGGCGAACGCCGCCCCGTACTGGGCCGCATCTGCATGGATCAGTTCATGGTCGACGTGACCGGGCTGGACGTGAAGGCCGGGGACTGGATCGACCTATGGGCCGACCAGGGCATCACCGTATCGGAGGTGGCCGCCTGGGGAGGCACCATCGAATACGAGGTGTTGACCGGGCTGGGAGCCCGCGTGGATCGGGTTCTCGCTCCCTGACCTCATACTGGCATCGGCGAAACCAGTCAGGCCATGCGTCCGAGAGGAGGATGGCCTGGGCGGCAATCACGTGATGGTCAGTTCGGGCCGTTCGGGCCGCTGGTGGGCCCCTTGTGTTCCGCACGGCGGCGCAGTTCGCTGGCCAGATCCGTGAAGTCCTGCGCGCTGGGCAGCACCCGGCGAGACTGCTGCTTGGCCTCCTGCACGACCTGCACACGCTGCTCACGGGAATCCGGCAGGCCCAGGCGCTTGCGCTCGAAGTAGTTCTGCGCCACCCGGCCCAGCGCGAAGGTCCAGCCGTACACGGCGGGCGCGGTGATCAGGCCTCCGATAATCGGCAGGGCCAGTTTTGCCAGCCCTCGCATGACCTGGCGCGCTGCCACGCCGTAGGCGACCGTCACGCCCAGTTCACGCACGATTTCCAGCGAACGCTCCGGCGTGATGTCGAAGCCATACACCTTGCCGATGTGCAGCACCATCTTCGCCTG
The Deinococcus sp. KSM4-11 DNA segment above includes these coding regions:
- a CDS encoding YcjF family protein gives rise to the protein MLPPLVKQVLDNFNFDVDPARSQDENADEVIKSAALLAGAIAVEPIPFADILLITPVQAKMVLHIGKVYGFDITPERSLEIVRELGVTVAYGVAARQVMRGLAKLALPIIGGLITAPAVYGWTFALGRVAQNYFERKRLGLPDSREQRVQVVQEAKQQSRRVLPSAQDFTDLASELRRRAEHKGPTSGPNGPN
- the alr gene encoding alanine racemase; its protein translation is MTAAPPPEFAARARALISETALLHNLAALSARAEVPLLLPVKANAYGHGLETIARPAARSPHLWGFAVAVPREAQALAALNLGKPILLLTPPTPQEVPALVALGVRIPVATLAEAEALPEHARAHLKVDTGMNRLGARPEAAVAVGQRLAERGQLEGAYTHFATSDEPDLGFAHEQFRRFTAVLAALPPLLAHASNGGGILSLGALPGMALARPGLAAYGFAPPHLREVLPLRPVMSLQAQVTFVHGAHAGETISYGGLYTAPRDLTLATVGIGYADGYPRNATLHAQVTVQGERRPVLGRICMDQFMVDVTGLDVKAGDWIDLWADQGITVSEVAAWGGTIEYEVLTGLGARVDRVLAP